A section of the Saccharopolyspora gregorii genome encodes:
- a CDS encoding TetR/AcrR family transcriptional regulator, whose amino-acid sequence MPQRRNRRVQLADAAIEVLARDGGRGLTHRAVDREAGFPEGTTKNYHPNRDSLYVAIARRMADQQTAAMRRLRENMPEGVSADDVRALYLAMLRRMAGAARSQFLALFELQLEGVRNPQVRSALGEMTLAGVDSAVTLHAAVGEPISARGGGLLEAGMMGVAMSVLSLPDDVVGRIGFGDPDELGRSLLGMAVDAEPADGLLRGQAS is encoded by the coding sequence ATGCCGCAGCGTAGGAATCGTCGGGTCCAGCTCGCCGACGCCGCGATCGAGGTGCTGGCGAGGGACGGGGGTCGCGGCCTGACCCATCGGGCCGTGGACCGCGAGGCGGGCTTCCCCGAGGGCACCACCAAGAACTACCACCCGAACCGGGATTCCCTGTACGTGGCGATCGCCCGGCGGATGGCCGATCAGCAGACCGCGGCGATGCGGCGGCTGCGGGAGAACATGCCGGAGGGCGTGTCCGCGGACGACGTGCGGGCGCTGTACCTGGCGATGCTGCGGCGGATGGCGGGCGCGGCGCGCTCGCAGTTCCTGGCGCTGTTCGAGCTCCAGCTGGAAGGCGTGCGGAACCCGCAGGTGCGCTCGGCGCTCGGCGAGATGACCCTGGCGGGGGTCGATTCGGCGGTCACCCTGCACGCCGCGGTCGGCGAACCGATCTCCGCGCGCGGCGGCGGGCTGCTGGAGGCCGGGATGATGGGCGTGGCGATGTCCGTGCTGAGCCTGCCGGACGACGTGGTGGGGCGGATCGGGTTCGGCGATCCCGACGAGCTGGGGCGCTCGCTGCTGGGGATGGCGGTGGACGCGGAGCCGGCGGACGGCCTGCTGCGCGGGCAGGCGAGCTGA
- a CDS encoding Imm1 family immunity protein, translating to MSNPPLQDGPVEPLAVVFARLSDVPLDQVDKLIEATGAVYGELNKIHGHPYWGELVLHQGAAIKALREARECLDALRSEAVGARNTELGVTVATAVVDGERHYATTSDDKASLVEKVLRPPTAGRAAHLYVWDRPYESDEIAGPYQQLRIVTDADAEVGVLNYTEESEEGDLTSWHTCNPAPLADAPKLRFDAGSALLFPKDSVLPFRDLRAGLLGYVVDGSRPDAVQWQQARWGDT from the coding sequence ATGTCGAATCCGCCTCTGCAAGACGGCCCGGTCGAACCCTTGGCGGTCGTGTTCGCCCGCCTCTCCGACGTTCCGCTGGACCAGGTGGACAAGCTGATCGAGGCCACCGGCGCCGTCTACGGCGAGCTCAACAAGATCCACGGCCACCCGTACTGGGGCGAGCTGGTGCTGCACCAGGGCGCCGCGATCAAGGCCCTGCGGGAGGCGCGGGAGTGCCTGGACGCGCTGCGCTCGGAGGCGGTGGGTGCGCGCAACACCGAGCTGGGCGTCACCGTCGCCACCGCCGTCGTGGACGGCGAACGCCACTACGCCACGACCAGCGACGACAAGGCGTCCCTGGTGGAGAAGGTGCTGCGGCCGCCGACGGCGGGCCGGGCCGCGCACCTGTACGTGTGGGACCGGCCGTACGAGAGCGACGAGATCGCCGGGCCGTACCAGCAGCTGCGGATCGTGACCGACGCGGACGCCGAGGTCGGGGTGCTCAACTACACCGAGGAGTCCGAGGAGGGCGACCTCACCTCGTGGCACACCTGCAACCCGGCGCCGCTGGCGGACGCGCCGAAGCTCCGGTTCGACGCGGGCAGCGCGCTGCTGTTCCCGAAGGACTCGGTGCTGCCGTTCCGCGACCTGCGCGCGGGGCTGCTCGGCTACGTCGTCGACGGCTCCCGGCCGGACGCGGTGCAGTGGCAGCAGGCCCGCTGGGGCGACACCTGA
- a CDS encoding ABC transporter substrate-binding protein — protein sequence MGRRLLVALLVLGGLLVPNAAIAAPAEQGEARLRVAVPQQIDSLNPFLGYSLAATDLFRLIYPTLTTYSPEDFSATPELAESWETSLDRLTWTFRIRDGVRWTDGQPVTARDAAYTYDRMMRDPAAATANGNFVENFASVAAPDERTLVIRTKTPQATMLAIDAPIVPEHVWSGIPDVAGFANDRMPVVGSGPFVLTEYEPEQYATLRANRRFWRGPPKISELQFVQFKNTDASVQALRKGDVDVAQRLTPAQFDALAGERDIAQVRGQGRRFFEMLINPGAADSAGDPIGSGHPALRDVRVRRAIDHAVDKEALVERVLNGYGQVGGGYLPPIFDDYHWNPPRPREFDLAEANRQLDAAGYRRGPDGVRRTPQGQPLDLRFMLHASASADAQVGEFVKRWLADVGIRVRLEPVSDNQVNDRTTAGDFDLAVSGWSANPDPDYVLRLQTCASRPTPEGGGTPDSFLCDPAYDDSYAKQLGEFDPAKRIELVQQAQARFYEQASASVLYYQNSLEAYRSDRFSGFTAQPADGGVITGQQGYWGYYGARPTAAATTSRAADDRTTLLVLAGVVLVAGAVGLLVARHRRATVDERE from the coding sequence GTGGGGCGGAGACTGCTCGTCGCGCTGCTCGTCCTGGGTGGCCTGCTCGTGCCGAACGCGGCCATCGCGGCGCCCGCCGAGCAGGGCGAGGCCCGGCTGCGGGTCGCGGTGCCGCAGCAGATCGACTCGCTCAACCCGTTCCTCGGGTACTCGCTGGCCGCCACCGACCTGTTCCGGCTGATCTACCCCACGCTGACGACCTACAGCCCCGAGGACTTCTCGGCCACCCCCGAGCTCGCGGAGAGCTGGGAGACCTCCCTGGACCGGCTGACCTGGACCTTCCGCATCCGGGACGGCGTGCGGTGGACCGACGGGCAGCCGGTCACCGCCCGCGACGCCGCCTACACCTACGACCGGATGATGCGGGATCCGGCGGCGGCCACCGCGAACGGCAACTTCGTGGAGAACTTCGCCTCGGTCGCCGCGCCCGACGAGCGGACCCTGGTGATCCGCACCAAGACGCCGCAGGCCACGATGCTGGCCATCGACGCGCCGATCGTGCCCGAGCACGTGTGGTCCGGGATCCCCGACGTCGCCGGGTTCGCCAACGACCGGATGCCGGTGGTCGGGTCCGGCCCGTTCGTGCTCACCGAGTACGAACCGGAGCAGTACGCGACGCTGCGCGCGAACCGGCGGTTCTGGCGCGGGCCCCCGAAGATCTCCGAGCTGCAGTTCGTGCAGTTCAAGAACACCGACGCCTCGGTGCAAGCGCTGCGCAAGGGCGACGTGGACGTCGCCCAGCGGCTCACCCCCGCCCAGTTCGACGCGCTCGCCGGGGAACGCGACATCGCGCAGGTGCGCGGTCAGGGCCGCCGGTTCTTCGAGATGCTGATCAACCCGGGCGCGGCGGACAGCGCGGGCGACCCCATCGGCAGCGGGCACCCGGCGCTGCGCGACGTCCGGGTGCGCCGGGCCATCGACCACGCCGTGGACAAGGAAGCACTGGTCGAGCGGGTGCTCAACGGCTACGGGCAGGTCGGCGGCGGCTACCTCCCGCCGATCTTCGACGACTACCACTGGAACCCGCCGCGGCCCCGCGAGTTCGACCTGGCCGAGGCGAACCGGCAGCTCGACGCGGCCGGCTACCGGCGCGGCCCCGACGGCGTCCGCCGCACCCCGCAGGGGCAGCCGCTGGACCTGCGGTTCATGCTGCACGCCAGCGCCTCCGCCGACGCGCAGGTCGGGGAGTTCGTGAAGCGCTGGCTCGCCGACGTCGGCATCCGCGTGCGGCTCGAACCCGTCTCGGACAACCAGGTCAACGACCGCACCACCGCCGGGGACTTCGACCTGGCCGTCTCCGGCTGGTCGGCGAACCCGGACCCGGACTACGTGCTGCGGCTGCAGACCTGCGCCTCCCGGCCCACCCCGGAAGGCGGCGGCACGCCCGACTCGTTCCTGTGCGACCCGGCCTACGACGACAGCTACGCGAAGCAGCTCGGGGAGTTCGACCCGGCGAAGCGGATCGAGCTAGTGCAGCAGGCCCAGGCGCGGTTCTACGAGCAGGCGTCCGCATCGGTGCTGTACTACCAGAACTCGCTGGAGGCCTACCGCTCCGACCGGTTCAGCGGGTTCACCGCGCAACCCGCCGACGGCGGCGTGATCACCGGGCAGCAGGGCTACTGGGGCTACTACGGGGCGCGGCCCACCGCGGCCGCCACGACCTCGCGGGCCGCCGACGACCGCACCACCCTGCTGGTGCTGGCCGGCGTGGTGCTCGTCGCGGGCGCGGTGGGCCTGCTGGTGGCGCGGCACCGGCGGGCCACCGTCGACGAACGGGAGTGA
- a CDS encoding ABC transporter permease yields MADLTVEAGDQAARGRAGGGWPGYLARKLGGGLVSVFLVAVLGFFLFRVLPGDPVRTMTRGAPVSAEQLEQLRQRLGLDQPLWKQFVDYLGALVRGDLGTSYTYSRPVAELIGERFGPTVLLVGTATVLAVALGLWMGTRAAWRHGSAFDKASTSVALTLWSVPTFWLGLIVLMVFGVGVGPIPGLFPVGGMVSPDTPPVLISQVLDVARHLVLPALTMVAVIYAQYLMVMRSSLLEEMGADYLTTARAKGLREDLVRRRHAVPNALLPTVTLIFLHLGLVVGGAITVETVYSWPGLGLLTFEALRVPDLPLLQGTFIVLAGSVIVMNVVADLLYRVLDPRVRAA; encoded by the coding sequence ATGGCCGACTTGACGGTCGAAGCCGGGGACCAGGCGGCCCGGGGCCGCGCCGGCGGGGGCTGGCCCGGGTACCTGGCGCGCAAGCTCGGCGGCGGGCTGGTGAGCGTGTTCCTGGTGGCGGTGCTCGGGTTCTTCCTGTTCCGGGTGCTGCCCGGCGACCCGGTGCGCACCATGACGCGCGGTGCGCCCGTGTCCGCCGAACAGCTGGAGCAGCTGCGGCAGCGGCTCGGGCTCGACCAGCCGCTGTGGAAGCAGTTCGTCGACTACCTCGGCGCGCTGGTGCGCGGTGACCTCGGCACCTCCTACACCTACAGCAGGCCGGTGGCGGAGCTGATCGGCGAGCGGTTCGGCCCGACGGTGCTGCTGGTGGGCACCGCGACCGTGCTGGCCGTCGCGCTCGGGCTGTGGATGGGCACCCGGGCGGCGTGGCGGCACGGCAGCGCGTTCGACAAGGCATCCACGTCCGTCGCGCTCACCCTGTGGTCGGTGCCGACGTTCTGGCTCGGGCTGATCGTGCTCATGGTGTTCGGCGTCGGGGTGGGGCCGATCCCGGGGCTGTTCCCCGTCGGCGGGATGGTCTCGCCGGACACGCCGCCGGTGCTGATCTCGCAGGTGCTGGACGTGGCGCGGCACCTGGTGCTGCCCGCGCTGACCATGGTCGCGGTGATCTACGCGCAGTACCTGATGGTGATGCGCTCCTCGCTGCTGGAGGAGATGGGCGCCGACTACCTCACCACCGCGCGCGCGAAGGGCCTGCGCGAAGACCTGGTGCGGCGCAGACACGCGGTGCCGAACGCGCTGCTGCCCACCGTGACGTTGATCTTCCTGCACCTCGGGCTGGTCGTCGGCGGCGCGATCACGGTGGAGACGGTGTACTCGTGGCCCGGCTTGGGCCTGCTGACCTTCGAAGCGCTGCGCGTGCCCGACCTGCCGCTGCTGCAGGGCACGTTCATCGTGCTGGCCGGGAGCGTGATCGTGATGAACGTGGTGGCGGACCTGCTCTACCGGGTCCTGGACCCGCGGGTGCGTGCGGCATGA
- a CDS encoding ABC transporter permease produces MTATEPVTPPERDAARLVRARRRAAAGESWRVFRADRGGLVGLVLLVLIAALALLAPLLTDQTGLDVTKVTGEALQPPSGSAWLGTDESGRSVLLLTWWGARVSLLVGLAAAVLSVVIGTVVGVLAAHFGGWTDALLMRFTDFFLVLPALVLAIALSTVLSRGLGTIVLAIGVTSWPTTARLVRAQTLTVEARPYIERAQVLGGGNRHVIGRHVLPAVLPLVFANTTLSVASAIIMESTLSFLGLGDPSRVSWGSMLKSAMDTGAVTGGAWWYLLPPGVGIVLVVLSFTLCGRAMEAVFNPRLRGNR; encoded by the coding sequence ATGACGGCCACCGAACCGGTGACCCCGCCGGAACGGGACGCGGCCCGGCTGGTGCGAGCGCGGCGGCGGGCGGCGGCGGGCGAGTCGTGGCGGGTGTTCCGCGCCGACCGCGGCGGGCTCGTCGGGCTGGTGCTGCTGGTGCTCATCGCGGCGCTGGCTCTGCTGGCACCGCTGCTCACCGACCAGACCGGGCTCGACGTCACCAAGGTGACCGGGGAGGCGCTGCAGCCGCCGAGCGGTTCGGCCTGGCTCGGCACCGACGAGTCCGGTCGCTCGGTGCTGCTGCTGACCTGGTGGGGCGCTCGGGTCTCGCTGCTGGTGGGGCTCGCCGCGGCGGTGCTGTCGGTGGTGATCGGGACCGTGGTGGGCGTGCTCGCCGCGCACTTCGGCGGCTGGACCGACGCGCTGCTGATGCGGTTCACCGACTTCTTCCTGGTGCTGCCCGCGCTGGTGCTGGCGATCGCGCTGTCCACCGTGCTGTCCCGGGGGCTCGGCACGATCGTGCTGGCCATCGGCGTGACCTCGTGGCCGACCACCGCGCGGCTGGTGCGGGCGCAGACGCTGACCGTGGAGGCCCGGCCCTACATCGAGCGCGCCCAGGTGCTCGGCGGCGGGAACCGGCACGTCATCGGCAGGCACGTGCTGCCCGCGGTGCTGCCGCTGGTGTTCGCGAACACCACGCTGTCGGTGGCCAGCGCGATCATCATGGAGTCCACCCTGTCGTTCCTCGGCCTCGGCGACCCGAGCCGGGTGTCCTGGGGCTCGATGCTCAAGTCCGCGATGGACACCGGGGCCGTCACCGGCGGCGCCTGGTGGTACCTGCTGCCGCCCGGCGTGGGGATCGTCCTGGTGGTGCTGAGCTTCACGCTGTGCGGCCGGGCGATGGAAGCGGTGTTCAACCCGAGGTTGCGGGGGAATCGATGA
- a CDS encoding dipeptide ABC transporter ATP-binding protein: MSPILTLRGTSISYRGADGLVPAVHDVDLSLEPGDTLGLAGESGCGKTTLAMSVLRLLPRSAVLDGEVLLDGEDVRGLSFGRMRAARWSTASVVFQGAMHALNPVRTVGAQIAEPMRLHGTATGDLRGRVAELLESVELPADRADAYPHELSGGQKQRVMIAMALACDPRLIIADEPTTALDVVVQAQVLALLGRLVAERGIALLMISHDLSVLAASCARIAVMHDGRIVEHGPSKQVMGAPRHEHSRALADAFPTVGDPKFRLVEAARPAGPALLAAEGVAVEFPARTGAAVRAVRGVDLEVGADEIIALVGQSGSGKTTLARTLLGLQRPTTGRVLFDGEPLPTGSAGLRAYRRRVQLVLQDPTGALNPRHTVYEAVAEGLRIHGDVADEAAKVADALEAAELRPASKFLSRFPHELSGGQRQRVVIAGALVLAPQVLVADEPVASLDATVRGEILALLLRLRVERGLSTLVITHDLGLAWNIADRVAVMYRGEIVELGTVEQVLLDPRHDYTKTLLAAVPTLDRRPA, from the coding sequence ATGAGCCCGATCCTGACGCTGCGCGGCACGTCGATCTCCTACCGGGGCGCCGACGGCCTGGTGCCCGCGGTGCACGACGTGGACCTGAGCCTGGAACCCGGCGACACCCTCGGACTGGCCGGGGAATCCGGGTGCGGCAAGACGACGCTCGCGATGTCGGTGCTGCGGCTGCTGCCGCGCTCGGCGGTGCTCGACGGGGAGGTGCTGCTGGACGGGGAGGACGTGCGCGGCCTGTCCTTCGGCCGGATGCGCGCCGCCCGCTGGTCCACCGCCTCCGTGGTGTTCCAGGGCGCGATGCACGCGCTGAACCCGGTGCGCACCGTCGGCGCGCAGATCGCCGAACCGATGCGGCTGCACGGCACCGCCACCGGCGACCTGCGCGGGCGGGTGGCGGAGCTGCTGGAATCGGTGGAACTGCCCGCCGACCGCGCCGACGCCTACCCGCACGAGCTCTCCGGCGGGCAGAAGCAGCGCGTGATGATCGCGATGGCGCTCGCCTGCGACCCCCGCCTGATCATCGCCGACGAGCCGACGACCGCGCTGGACGTGGTGGTGCAGGCGCAGGTGCTGGCGCTGCTGGGCAGGCTCGTCGCCGAACGCGGCATCGCGCTGCTCATGATCAGCCACGACCTGTCGGTGCTGGCGGCGAGCTGCGCGCGGATCGCGGTCATGCACGACGGCCGCATCGTCGAGCACGGGCCGTCGAAGCAGGTGATGGGCGCGCCGCGGCACGAGCACAGCCGGGCGCTGGCCGACGCGTTCCCCACCGTCGGCGACCCGAAGTTCCGGCTCGTCGAAGCGGCCCGCCCCGCCGGCCCGGCGCTGCTGGCCGCCGAAGGCGTGGCGGTGGAGTTCCCGGCGCGCACCGGGGCGGCGGTGCGGGCGGTGCGCGGCGTCGACCTGGAGGTCGGCGCGGACGAGATCATCGCGCTCGTCGGGCAGTCCGGATCGGGGAAGACGACGCTGGCCCGCACCCTGCTCGGCCTCCAGCGGCCCACCACCGGGCGAGTGCTGTTCGACGGGGAACCGCTGCCCACCGGCAGCGCCGGGCTGCGCGCGTACCGGCGCCGCGTGCAGCTGGTCCTGCAGGACCCGACGGGGGCGTTGAACCCGCGCCACACCGTCTACGAAGCGGTCGCCGAAGGCCTGCGCATCCACGGCGACGTCGCCGACGAGGCCGCGAAGGTCGCCGACGCGCTGGAGGCCGCCGAGCTGCGGCCCGCGTCGAAGTTCCTGTCCCGCTTCCCGCACGAGCTCTCCGGCGGGCAGCGGCAGCGGGTGGTGATCGCCGGGGCGCTGGTGCTGGCACCGCAGGTGCTGGTCGCGGACGAGCCGGTCGCCTCGCTGGACGCGACGGTCCGCGGGGAGATCTTGGCGCTGCTGCTGCGGTTGCGCGTCGAACGCGGACTGTCCACTTTGGTCATCACGCACGATCTGGGGCTGGCGTGGAACATCGCCGACCGGGTCGCGGTGATGTACCGGGGCGAGATCGTGGAGCTCGGCACCGTCGAGCAGGTGCTGCTCGACCCGCGGCACGACTACACCAAGACCCTGCTGGCAGCAGTCCCCACCCTGGACCGCCGACCTGCTTGA
- a CDS encoding nucleoside/nucleotide kinase family protein: protein MRVRAITPEKLAGELADAVDGMRRRWLRVAVDGAAAAGTAGFADGLVEPLRVRGREVVRVRMDGYVRPASLRFEHGRDDPDSFYESWFDLAGLRREVLDPLADDGTGQVLPALWDAATDRSPRLDRVRLPERGVVLVDGPLLLGAGLPFDRTVHLWLPGASLARHTPEPERWTLPAFDRYHAEVAPERLADHVIRVDRPGHPAVVDAWT from the coding sequence ATGCGGGTTCGGGCGATCACTCCGGAGAAGCTGGCGGGCGAGCTCGCCGACGCCGTGGACGGCATGCGCCGCCGGTGGCTGCGGGTCGCGGTCGACGGGGCCGCCGCGGCGGGTACCGCGGGCTTCGCCGACGGGCTGGTGGAACCGCTGCGGGTGCGCGGGCGCGAGGTGGTGCGGGTGCGGATGGACGGGTACGTGCGGCCCGCTTCGCTGCGGTTCGAGCACGGCCGCGACGATCCGGATTCGTTCTACGAGAGCTGGTTCGACCTCGCCGGATTGCGCCGCGAAGTCCTCGATCCGCTCGCCGACGACGGCACCGGGCAGGTGCTGCCCGCGCTGTGGGACGCCGCGACCGACCGCTCCCCCCGGCTCGACCGGGTGCGGCTGCCGGAGCGCGGGGTGGTGCTGGTGGACGGTCCGCTGCTGCTGGGCGCCGGGCTGCCGTTCGACCGCACGGTGCACCTGTGGCTGCCGGGCGCCTCGCTGGCGCGCCACACGCCCGAGCCCGAGCGCTGGACGCTGCCCGCCTTCGACCGCTACCACGCCGAGGTGGCCCCGGAACGCCTCGCCGACCACGTGATCCGCGTCGACCGCCCCGGCCACCCCGCCGTCGTCGACGCCTGGACCTGA
- a CDS encoding S66 peptidase family protein: protein MSTRERHRPRRLRAGDSVAVVAPAGPVPADQLDAGLQLLRDWDLRVVPGKHVRERHPRLRYLAGADADRAADLQRAWCDPEIDGVLCARGGYGCMRVLDHLDWTAMAAAEHKVFAGSSDVTALHDAFGVRLGVATVFGPMIGTGAFIDDAPAREHLRRTLFTPESVTILTRGGAEALVPGRARGITYGGNLSLLAAGLGAPDAAPPPVRGIALLEDVDEDPYRLDRALTQLLRAGWFDRASGIALGSWSGCGPVDEVRAVLRDLLGDLGIPVLWELGFGHCAAQRTVPLGVAAELDTAAQRLSVLQPALR, encoded by the coding sequence ATGAGCACCCGTGAACGACACCGGCCGCGACGGCTGCGAGCGGGCGACTCGGTCGCCGTGGTCGCCCCCGCAGGCCCGGTGCCCGCCGACCAGCTCGACGCCGGGTTGCAGCTGCTGCGCGACTGGGACCTGCGGGTCGTGCCCGGCAAGCACGTGCGCGAACGCCACCCCCGGCTGCGCTACCTCGCGGGCGCCGACGCGGACCGCGCCGCGGACCTGCAGCGGGCCTGGTGCGATCCGGAGATCGACGGCGTGCTGTGCGCCCGCGGCGGCTACGGCTGCATGCGGGTCCTCGACCACCTCGACTGGACGGCGATGGCCGCCGCCGAGCACAAGGTGTTCGCCGGGTCCAGCGACGTGACCGCCCTGCACGACGCGTTCGGCGTGCGGCTCGGCGTCGCCACCGTGTTCGGACCGATGATCGGCACCGGAGCCTTCATCGACGACGCGCCCGCCCGCGAGCACCTGCGCCGCACCCTGTTCACCCCGGAGTCGGTGACGATCCTGACCCGCGGCGGCGCGGAGGCGCTGGTGCCGGGCCGGGCGCGCGGCATCACCTACGGCGGCAACCTGTCGCTGCTGGCGGCCGGGCTCGGCGCCCCCGACGCGGCCCCGCCGCCGGTGCGCGGCATCGCGCTGCTCGAAGACGTCGACGAGGACCCGTACCGGCTGGACCGGGCGCTGACGCAGCTGCTGCGCGCCGGGTGGTTCGACCGGGCCAGCGGGATCGCGCTCGGTTCGTGGAGCGGGTGCGGGCCGGTGGACGAGGTGCGGGCGGTGCTGCGGGACCTGCTCGGGGACCTCGGGATCCCGGTGCTGTGGGAGCTGGGCTTCGGCCACTGCGCGGCGCAGCGCACCGTCCCGCTGGGCGTGGCCGCCGAACTCGACACCGCGGCGCAGCGGCTGAGCGTGCTGCAACCCGCGCTGCGCTGA
- a CDS encoding DUF3090 domain-containing protein — translation MARVIHVFRQPDRFVAGTVGEPGERTFYLQASEDVRTVSVQLEKQQVSVLAERIGALLEEVQRRFDAELPAAPPDDSLDTDPLAVPVEEEFRVGTMGLGWDAETEAVVVELLAVTEEEIDESVVLDDTEEGPDAVRVFLSPADARAFAERAERVLNAGRKPCPLCGEPLDPDGHICPRQNGYRRSEED, via the coding sequence ATGGCTCGTGTCATCCACGTCTTCCGCCAGCCCGACCGGTTCGTCGCAGGGACCGTCGGGGAACCCGGCGAGCGCACCTTCTACCTCCAGGCGTCCGAGGACGTCCGGACGGTCAGCGTGCAGCTCGAGAAGCAGCAGGTCTCCGTGCTGGCCGAACGGATCGGCGCGCTGCTGGAGGAGGTGCAGCGCCGCTTCGACGCGGAACTGCCCGCCGCGCCGCCGGACGACTCGCTCGACACCGACCCGCTCGCGGTGCCGGTGGAGGAGGAGTTCCGCGTCGGCACCATGGGGCTCGGGTGGGACGCCGAGACCGAGGCCGTCGTCGTCGAGCTGCTCGCGGTCACCGAGGAGGAGATCGACGAGTCGGTGGTGCTCGACGACACCGAGGAGGGCCCGGACGCGGTCCGCGTGTTCCTCAGCCCTGCGGACGCCCGCGCGTTCGCCGAGCGCGCCGAGCGGGTCCTCAACGCGGGCCGCAAGCCGTGCCCGCTGTGCGGGGAGCCGCTGGACCCGGACGGGCACATCTGCCCGCGGCAGAACGGTTACCGCCGCTCCGAGGAGGACTAG
- a CDS encoding SCO1664 family protein: MHPDDPAVREVLAHGRIEVEGRLVEASNATLFCSVEHEGVTAECVYKPVRGERPLWDFPDGTLAGREVGSFLVAEALGWHLIPPTLLREGPFGPGMVQLWVDTEEGSDLVDLVPPSEVPEGWRAVLRAQDHRGDPVLLAHSPHEELRRLAVLDIVINNADRKGGHVLHSPRGEVFGVDHGVSLNAESKLRTVLWGWIGERLPADAVEALSRFRALLEGDLASRLAEHVTPKEVQALVDRVDALLTTGEFPAPSGDWPAIPWPAF; the protein is encoded by the coding sequence GTGCACCCCGATGATCCGGCCGTTCGCGAGGTCCTGGCACACGGCCGCATCGAGGTCGAGGGCCGGCTCGTGGAAGCCTCGAACGCCACGCTGTTCTGCTCCGTCGAGCACGAGGGCGTGACCGCCGAGTGCGTGTACAAGCCGGTGCGCGGGGAACGGCCGCTGTGGGACTTCCCGGACGGCACGCTCGCCGGGCGCGAGGTCGGATCGTTCCTGGTGGCGGAGGCGCTGGGCTGGCACCTGATCCCGCCGACGCTGCTGCGGGAGGGGCCGTTCGGCCCGGGCATGGTGCAGCTGTGGGTGGACACCGAGGAGGGCTCCGACCTGGTGGACCTGGTGCCGCCCTCGGAGGTGCCGGAGGGCTGGCGCGCCGTGCTGCGCGCCCAGGACCACCGCGGTGACCCGGTGCTGCTGGCGCACTCGCCGCACGAGGAGCTGCGCAGGCTCGCCGTGCTCGACATCGTGATCAACAACGCCGACCGCAAGGGCGGGCACGTGCTGCACTCGCCGCGCGGCGAGGTGTTCGGCGTGGACCACGGGGTGAGCCTGAACGCGGAGAGCAAGCTGCGCACGGTGCTGTGGGGCTGGATCGGGGAGCGCTTGCCCGCGGACGCGGTGGAGGCGCTGAGCCGGTTCCGCGCGCTGCTGGAGGGCGATCTCGCGTCCCGGCTGGCCGAGCACGTCACCCCGAAGGAGGTGCAGGCGCTCGTCGACCGCGTCGACGCCCTGCTCACCACCGGCGAGTTCCCGGCCCCGTCCGGCGACTGGCCCGCCATCCCCTGGCCCGCGTTCTGA